In one window of Pseudomonas putida DNA:
- a CDS encoding amino acid ABC transporter permease, with protein MDMDFSEIIPALPALWDGMVMTLQLMVMGVVGGIALGTVLALMRLSSSKLLANIAGAYVNYFRSIPLLLVITWFYLAVPFVLRWITGEDTPIGAFTSCVVAFMMFEAAYFCEIVRAGVQSISKGQMGAAQALGMTYGQCMRLIILPQAFRKMTPLLLQQSIILFQDTSLVYTVGLVDFLNSARSNGDIIGRSHEFLIFAGVVYFLISFSASWLVKRLQKRIAV; from the coding sequence ATGGACATGGATTTCAGCGAAATCATCCCTGCCCTGCCCGCCCTGTGGGACGGCATGGTCATGACCTTGCAACTGATGGTCATGGGTGTGGTCGGTGGTATCGCGCTGGGGACCGTCCTGGCGCTGATGCGGTTGTCGTCGAGCAAGCTGCTGGCCAATATCGCCGGCGCCTACGTCAACTACTTCCGCTCCATCCCGCTGCTGCTGGTGATCACCTGGTTCTACCTGGCCGTGCCCTTCGTGCTGCGCTGGATTACCGGCGAAGACACCCCGATCGGCGCGTTCACCTCCTGCGTCGTGGCCTTCATGATGTTCGAGGCGGCCTACTTCTGCGAAATCGTGCGTGCCGGCGTGCAGTCGATCTCCAAGGGCCAGATGGGCGCCGCGCAGGCACTGGGCATGACCTACGGCCAGTGCATGCGCCTGATCATCCTGCCCCAGGCGTTCCGCAAGATGACCCCGCTGCTGCTGCAGCAGAGCATCATCCTGTTCCAGGACACCTCGCTGGTCTACACCGTGGGCCTGGTGGACTTCCTCAACTCGGCACGCTCCAACGGCGACATCATCGGGCGCTCCCACGAGTTCCTGATCTTTGCCGGCGTCGTGTACTTCCTCATCAGTTTCTCCGCTTCCTGGTTGGTCAAGCGTCTGCAAAAAAGGATCGCCGTATGA
- a CDS encoding amino acid ABC transporter permease, whose amino-acid sequence MNYNWDWGVFFKSTGVGSEIYLDWYVTGLGWTIAIAICAWIIALLLGSLLGVMRTVPNRLVSGIATAYVELFRNVPLLVQLFIWYFLVPDLLPEGLQEWFKQDLNPTTSALISVIICLGLFTAARVCEQVRTGIQALPRGQESAGRAMGFSLPQIYMNVLLPQAYRIIIPPLTSEFLNVFKNSSVASLIGLMELLAQTKQTAEFSANLFEAFTLATLIYFTLNMGLMLLMRMVEKKVAVPGLISVGGK is encoded by the coding sequence ATGAATTACAACTGGGACTGGGGCGTGTTCTTCAAGTCCACTGGCGTGGGCAGCGAAATCTATCTGGACTGGTACGTCACCGGTCTGGGCTGGACCATCGCCATCGCCATCTGCGCCTGGATCATCGCCTTGCTGCTGGGATCGCTGCTTGGCGTGATGCGCACCGTGCCGAACCGTCTGGTATCAGGCATCGCCACCGCCTACGTGGAACTGTTCCGCAACGTACCGCTGCTGGTGCAGCTGTTCATCTGGTACTTCCTGGTACCGGACCTGCTTCCGGAGGGCCTGCAGGAGTGGTTCAAGCAGGACCTCAACCCAACCACCTCGGCACTGATCAGCGTGATCATCTGCCTTGGCCTGTTCACCGCCGCGCGTGTCTGCGAACAAGTGCGCACCGGTATCCAGGCCCTGCCCCGCGGACAGGAGTCTGCCGGGCGCGCGATGGGCTTCAGCCTGCCGCAGATCTACATGAACGTGCTGCTGCCACAGGCCTACCGGATCATCATTCCGCCGCTCACCTCCGAATTCCTGAACGTGTTCAAGAACTCCTCGGTGGCGTCGCTGATCGGCTTGATGGAGCTGCTGGCCCAGACCAAGCAGACCGCCGAGTTCTCCGCCAACCTGTTCGAGGCCTTCACCCTGGCCACGCTGATCTACTTCACCCTGAACATGGGCCTGATGCTGCTGATGCGCATGGTCGAGAAGAAAGTTGCCGTACCTGGCCTGATTTCCGTGGGAGGTAAGTAA
- a CDS encoding glutamate/aspartate ABC transporter substrate-binding protein: MRIVRQLLGAAIAAAVIASPVMAEELTGTLKKIKDSGTITLGHRDSSIPFSYLAGSTTPVGYSHDVQLAVVEALKKQLGTDIKVKYNLVTSQTRIPLVQNGTVDLECGSTTNNVERQQQVGFSVGIFEVGTRLLTKVKDGQPSYKDFPDLAGKNVVTTAGTTSERLLKAMNADKQMKMNVISAKDHGEAFNMLESGRAVAFMMDDALLAGEMAKAKKPTDWVITGTPQSYEIYGCMVRKDDAQFKKAVDDAIVAYYKSGAVQKSYDKWFQQPIPPKGLNLQFPMSEELKKLIAEPTDKAADETKS; encoded by the coding sequence ATGCGTATCGTTCGTCAATTGCTGGGCGCTGCAATCGCCGCCGCCGTCATCGCTTCGCCGGTAATGGCCGAAGAGCTGACCGGCACCCTGAAGAAGATCAAGGATTCCGGCACCATCACCCTGGGCCACCGTGACTCCTCCATTCCGTTTTCCTACCTGGCAGGCAGCACTACACCCGTGGGCTACTCCCACGACGTCCAGCTGGCTGTGGTCGAAGCCCTGAAGAAGCAACTGGGCACCGACATCAAGGTCAAGTACAACCTCGTCACCTCCCAGACCCGCATCCCGCTGGTGCAGAACGGCACCGTCGACCTGGAGTGCGGCTCCACCACCAACAACGTCGAGCGCCAGCAGCAAGTCGGCTTCTCGGTCGGCATCTTCGAAGTCGGCACCCGTCTGCTGACCAAGGTCAAGGACGGTCAGCCCTCCTACAAAGACTTCCCGGACCTGGCCGGCAAGAACGTCGTGACCACCGCCGGCACCACCTCCGAGCGCCTGCTCAAGGCGATGAACGCCGACAAGCAGATGAAGATGAACGTGATTTCCGCCAAGGACCACGGTGAAGCCTTCAACATGCTCGAAAGCGGCCGCGCCGTAGCCTTCATGATGGATGACGCCCTGCTGGCCGGCGAAATGGCCAAGGCCAAGAAGCCGACCGACTGGGTCATCACCGGCACCCCGCAATCGTACGAAATCTACGGCTGCATGGTGCGCAAGGACGATGCGCAGTTCAAGAAAGCGGTCGATGACGCCATCGTCGCCTACTACAAGTCGGGCGCCGTGCAGAAGAGCTACGACAAGTGGTTCCAGCAGCCAATCCCACCGAAAGGCCTGAACCTGCAGTTCCCGATGAGCGAAGAGCTGAAGAAGCTGATCGCAGAGCCTACCGACAAGGCTGCGGACGAAACCAAGTCCTGA
- the glpD gene encoding glycerol-3-phosphate dehydrogenase encodes MSQPIQPQPPLADCYDLAVIGGGINGVGIAADAAGRGLKVFLCEKDDLAQHTSSASSKLIHGGLRYLEHYEFRLVREALAEREVLLAKAPHIVKPMRFVLPHRPHLRPAWMIRAGLFLYNHLGKRKRLGGSRSLRFGAGYPLKPTITRGFEYADCAVDDARLVVLNAMAAREKGAHLHTRTRCLRAERVDGLWQVELQHADGSLQTIRARALVNAAGPWVASFIKDDLKLDAPYGIRLIQGSHLIVPRLYEGEHAYILQNEDQRIVFCIPYLDRFTLIGTTDREYSGDPAKVAITDAETDYLLKVVNEHFNHQLSRADIQHTYSGVRPLCNDESDNPSAVTRDYTLALSASEGQAPLLSVFGGKLTTYRKLAESAMTELKPFFSQMRGSWTASAPLPGGEGMTSVQALVDAVLARHGWLPVDIAKRWVLTYGSRVWRLLEGVQGPDDLGQSIGGGLFSREVDYLCAAEWAVSVDDILWRRTKLGLFTNAAEQQALADYLQQAASNRARVRAA; translated from the coding sequence GTGTCCCAGCCCATCCAGCCCCAGCCGCCCCTCGCCGACTGCTATGACCTCGCCGTGATCGGCGGTGGCATCAATGGCGTCGGTATCGCCGCCGATGCTGCCGGGCGTGGCCTGAAGGTCTTCCTGTGCGAGAAGGACGACCTTGCCCAGCACACCTCCTCGGCGAGCAGCAAACTGATCCATGGTGGCCTGCGCTACCTGGAACACTACGAATTCCGCCTGGTACGTGAAGCCCTGGCCGAGCGCGAAGTGCTGCTGGCCAAGGCGCCGCACATCGTCAAGCCCATGCGCTTCGTGTTGCCACATCGTCCCCACCTGCGTCCGGCCTGGATGATTCGCGCTGGCCTGTTCCTCTACAATCATCTGGGCAAGCGCAAGCGCCTGGGCGGCTCGCGCAGCCTGCGTTTCGGTGCGGGCTATCCGCTCAAGCCGACGATCACACGCGGCTTCGAATACGCCGATTGCGCAGTCGATGACGCTCGCCTGGTGGTGCTCAACGCCATGGCCGCACGTGAAAAAGGCGCCCACCTGCACACCCGTACCCGCTGCCTGCGCGCCGAGCGCGTCGATGGCCTGTGGCAGGTCGAACTGCAGCATGCCGACGGCAGCCTGCAGACCATTCGCGCCCGCGCCCTGGTCAATGCCGCCGGTCCTTGGGTGGCAAGCTTCATCAAGGACGACCTCAAGCTCGATGCGCCCTACGGCATTCGCCTGATCCAAGGCAGCCATCTCATCGTGCCGCGGCTGTACGAAGGCGAACACGCCTACATCCTGCAGAACGAAGACCAGCGCATCGTCTTCTGCATCCCTTATCTGGACCGCTTCACCCTGATCGGCACCACCGACCGTGAATACAGCGGCGACCCGGCCAAGGTGGCGATCACCGACGCGGAAACCGACTACCTGCTCAAGGTGGTCAACGAACATTTCAATCATCAATTGTCACGCGCCGACATCCAGCACACCTACTCCGGCGTACGCCCGCTGTGCAACGACGAGTCGGACAACCCTTCTGCCGTCACCCGCGACTACACCCTGGCGTTGTCCGCCAGCGAGGGGCAGGCGCCCCTGCTTTCGGTGTTCGGCGGCAAGCTGACCACCTACCGCAAGCTGGCAGAATCAGCGATGACCGAACTCAAGCCTTTCTTCTCCCAGATGCGCGGCAGCTGGACTGCCAGCGCGCCATTGCCAGGGGGCGAAGGCATGACCAGCGTGCAGGCCCTGGTCGATGCCGTTCTGGCGCGCCACGGCTGGCTGCCGGTGGACATCGCCAAGCGCTGGGTGCTGACTTACGGCAGTCGTGTCTGGCGCCTGCTTGAGGGTGTACAAGGGCCGGATGACCTTGGTCAGTCGATCGGTGGTGGTTTGTTCAGCCGCGAGGTGGATTACCTGTGCGCTGCAGAATGGGCCGTCAGCGTGGACGATATTCTCTGGCGCCGCACCAAACTGGGCCTGTTCACCAATGCTGCCGAGCAACAGGCCCTGGCCGACTACCTGCAGCAGGCCGCCTCGAACCGGGCCCGGGTCCGCGCGGCCTGA
- the glpR gene encoding DNA-binding transcriptional repressor GlpR, whose product MNLPPRQQQILELVRERGYVSIEEMAQLFVVTPQTIRRDINQLAEVNLLRRYHGGAAYDSSVENTAYAMRADQMRDEKQRIAEAVARQIPDHASLFINIGTTTESIARALLNHSHLKVITNNLHVASILSAKDDFEVLVAGGTVRRDGGVVGQASVDFISQFKVDFALVGISGIDEDGSLLDFDYQEVRVSQAIIANARQVILAADSSKFGRNAMVRLGSINLIDCLVTDQHPTPTLTQLLNQYKIRLEVV is encoded by the coding sequence ATGAATCTGCCCCCTCGCCAACAACAAATCCTCGAACTGGTGCGCGAACGCGGCTACGTCAGTATCGAGGAAATGGCGCAGTTGTTCGTCGTCACGCCCCAGACCATCCGTCGTGACATCAACCAGCTCGCCGAGGTCAACCTGTTGCGCCGCTATCATGGTGGTGCCGCCTATGACTCGAGCGTCGAGAACACCGCCTACGCCATGCGCGCCGACCAGATGCGCGACGAGAAACAGCGCATCGCCGAGGCCGTCGCACGGCAGATCCCCGATCACGCCTCGCTGTTCATCAATATCGGTACCACCACCGAATCCATCGCCCGGGCCCTGCTCAACCACAGCCACCTGAAGGTCATCACCAACAACCTGCACGTGGCGTCGATCCTCAGTGCCAAGGATGACTTCGAAGTCCTGGTGGCAGGCGGTACGGTTCGCCGTGACGGCGGTGTCGTGGGGCAGGCCAGCGTCGACTTCATCAGCCAGTTCAAGGTCGATTTCGCCCTGGTCGGCATCAGTGGCATCGATGAAGACGGCAGCCTGTTGGACTTCGACTACCAGGAAGTACGGGTATCCCAGGCCATCATCGCCAATGCCCGACAGGTCATCCTCGCCGCAGACTCCAGCAAGTTCGGGCGCAACGCCATGGTGCGCCTGGGCTCGATCAACCTGATCGACTGTCTGGTGACCGACCAGCATCCCACCCCCACGCTCACGCAGCTGCTGAACCAGTACAAGATCCGCCTGGAAGTGGTCTGA
- the glpK gene encoding glycerol kinase GlpK — translation MTDTQDKNYIIALDQGTTSSRAIIFDRDANVVGTSQREFAQHYPQAGWVEHDPMEIFATQSATMVEALAQAGLSHAQVAAIGITNQRETTVVWDKETGRPVYNAIVWQCRRSTEICAQLKRDGHEQYIRETTGLVTDPYFSGTKLKWILDNVEGARERAERGELLFGTVDSWLIWKFSGGKVHVTDYTNASRTLMFNIHTLQWDDKLLDILGIPRQMLPQVRPSSEVYGHTKSGIAIAGIAGDQQSALFGQMCVEPGQAKNTYGTGCFLLMNTGDKAVTSSHGLLTTIACGPRGEVAYALEGAVFNGGSTVQWLRDELKIVNDALDTEYFASKVKDSNGVYLVPAFTGLGAPYWDPYARGALFGLTRGVKVDHIIRAALESIAYQTRDVLDAMQHDCGQRLSELRVDGGAVANNFLMQFQADILGTCVERPKMRETTALGAAYLAGLACGFWSSLDELRDKAIIEREFSPQLDDTQKEKLYAGWKKAIERTRDWEDHEG, via the coding sequence AGTTCGCCCAACACTATCCGCAGGCCGGCTGGGTCGAACACGATCCGATGGAGATCTTCGCCACGCAGAGCGCGACCATGGTCGAGGCCCTGGCGCAGGCAGGTCTGAGCCACGCCCAGGTCGCGGCGATCGGTATCACCAACCAGCGTGAAACCACTGTGGTGTGGGACAAGGAAACCGGTCGCCCGGTATACAACGCCATCGTCTGGCAGTGCCGTCGCAGCACCGAGATCTGCGCCCAGCTCAAGCGTGACGGCCACGAACAGTACATCCGCGAAACCACCGGCCTGGTCACCGACCCGTACTTCTCCGGCACCAAGCTCAAGTGGATCCTCGACAACGTCGAAGGTGCCCGCGAGCGCGCCGAACGTGGCGAACTGTTGTTCGGCACCGTCGACAGCTGGCTGATCTGGAAATTCTCTGGCGGCAAGGTGCACGTCACTGACTACACCAACGCCTCACGCACGCTGATGTTCAACATTCACACCCTGCAATGGGATGACAAGCTGCTGGACATTCTCGGCATCCCGCGGCAGATGCTGCCCCAGGTGCGCCCGTCCTCGGAGGTCTACGGCCACACCAAGAGCGGTATCGCCATCGCCGGTATCGCCGGCGACCAGCAGTCGGCGCTGTTCGGCCAGATGTGCGTGGAGCCGGGCCAGGCCAAGAATACCTATGGCACCGGCTGCTTCCTGCTGATGAACACCGGCGACAAGGCCGTCACCTCGTCTCACGGCCTGCTCACCACCATCGCCTGCGGCCCTCGCGGCGAAGTGGCCTACGCCCTCGAAGGCGCAGTGTTCAACGGTGGTTCAACGGTCCAGTGGCTGCGCGACGAGCTGAAGATCGTCAACGACGCGCTCGACACCGAGTACTTCGCCAGCAAGGTGAAGGACAGCAATGGCGTCTACCTGGTACCGGCCTTCACCGGCCTCGGCGCACCCTACTGGGATCCGTACGCACGCGGCGCCCTGTTCGGCCTGACCCGTGGCGTCAAGGTCGACCACATCATCCGTGCCGCCCTGGAATCGATCGCCTACCAGACCCGCGATGTGCTCGACGCCATGCAGCACGACTGCGGCCAGCGACTCTCGGAGCTGCGGGTTGATGGCGGTGCGGTGGCCAACAACTTCCTCATGCAGTTCCAGGCCGACATTCTCGGCACCTGCGTGGAGCGTCCGAAAATGCGCGAAACCACCGCCCTCGGCGCCGCCTACCTGGCAGGCCTGGCCTGTGGTTTCTGGAGCAGCCTCGACGAGTTGCGTGACAAGGCGATCATCGAACGCGAGTTCAGCCCGCAACTGGATGACACGCAGAAAGAAAAGCTGTACGCGGGCTGGAAGAAAGCCATCGAGCGCACCCGCGATTGGGAAGATCACGAAGGCTGA